A region of the Halostella limicola genome:
GACCCGCTGCTGACGACCAAAGAGGAAACTCGAGAGTTCCTGAACGACGTCGAGACGTACTCCGATTACTACCACCGGATCATCGACCCGGACCGACGCATCCAGCTTCGCGACGATACCCGCGAGGAGCAGGTGAACGAGATCATAACACGGTTGAACAAGCTGGGGTACGAGCAGTGGCGGCCGCTGGTACTTCTCGTCTACTCCCGCGTCCGAGAGAGCGCGACCGACGAGAACGAGGCCTTCTTCGTGGACCTCCTCAAGGTGATCGAGAACGTGAGCTGTCGTATCTCCCTGACCAACGTCTACCCGAGCAAACAGGACCCGGTGTATGTCGCGGCGTGCCAGTCGTTCAGACAGCGACCGTTCGACCGATCCCTGTTTGAGGAGATCGTCGACGACGTCAAGGACCGGGCGCAACAGCTTTTCTTCGAGTCGTTCGTCGACACTGTCAACGAGAACTACGACTGGAGCAACACGTACGCCCGGGTCCTACTCTGGAAGATGACGTCCGAAACGTTTTACTCGGAAGACGGTGCCGTCGAGAACCGGCTGAACGTCGGTACCATTCACCTCGAACACGTGTTGCCGCAGTCCCCGATCCGAAGCGATGCGCCCGCAGACGAGCGGTACGACTGGCTCCAACACTTCTTCCGGACCGACGACGGGGATTCGGCCGTCGCGACGATCATCGAGCGACTGATCGCCGACGATGCGATCGAGAACCGCGATTCGCAACTCCAGGAGATCGCGGACTACTTCATCCACGACCTGGGCAACATGGTCCTTCTCGAATCGGAGGACAACCTCAGCCTCGGCAACAAGCCCTTCTCGGAGAAGATCCTCACGTACTACGAGGAGACGGACTTCGAGGCGATCAGTGTCAACGAGTACTTCACCATGGGGCGCGGTGAACTGACAGAGACGGACATCGACAGGCTTCGGAGCGAGGACCCGCCCAAATCGCTCGACGGGTTCTGGAACTACGAGCGGCTGACGGAGCGGAAAGCGGCGCTGCTTCACGCGCTGCTCGAATCGGTGCGGTTCGACGGGATCCTCGACGACGAGTTCGAACCGTACGACATCTCTTCGAAGGTAGATCGGGAGACAAGCCGACGCCTCGGCCTGATCGAGGCGAACCACGGGACCGTCGTGGAGGACTGAGCGAAAGACCGCCGACGGACGTTTTTTACACGCCCGGATCCTCAACCTGACTGAACACTCATGTCGCCCCCGGTCAGCGTGACGGTTCTGTCCCCCAGCCTCGTCGAGCGCTGTCGCGCCGCGCAGTTGCGGGACGCGCTCGACTACGCCGACCCGGACGCCCTCCTCCTGACTGACCCCGGGGCGCTGGTCCGCCTCCGGGCCGTCGCGCCGGATCTGGTCGATGCGTACGGACCGGTCCTGGTCCCGGGCGACGACTCGCGCGGATCGGACCCCGAGCACTACCGCCTCGGCGGCGACGGCGAGCGCCGCCCGCCGACCGACGGAACGGCGTCCGGCGGCGTCGACGTCGTCGTTCCCGCGAGCGACGACGGCCTCGCCGCCATCGCCGCGCTGGAGGCGGACGAGACGCTCGACACCGCGACGGAGACGTACGTCCTCACCGACCGGCTCGACGTGAGCGTCCGCCTGACGAGTCTCGACGCGACGCTCTCTGGCGCGGACGGCTACCGCGCGGCGCTGTCGCCGGACTCGCTCGACGGGTCCTACACTCACCTCTCGACGACGGCCCCCGTGGACTACTACCGCGAGTGGGACCGCCTGACCGTCGCCGGGGCCGGCCCGGACGCCGACGACGCGGGCGGGGGCGACCGCGGCGGCGCGGCGGTATCGACACTCTACCTCCATCCGGACGGCACCGTCTGCACCACCTCCATCCGAACGTCGCGGCTCGGCCTCCGGGCGCTCTCGGGGGTCGGCGAGGCGACGGCGAAGCGTCTCCGCGAGGCGGGCTACCCCGACCGGGCGGCCGTCGCCGACGCGACGGCGGCCGACCTCCTCGACGTTCCCCGCGTCGGCCGGGACACCGCCGAGACGATCAGTGACCACGCGCGGGCGCTGGTCGAGGGCGAGGTCGTCCGCTACGGCGACGAGTACTTCCCGAACGGCGAGCCCGTCTTCGTCGACATCGAGACGGACGGCCTCACGCCGACGGTGATCTGGCTGATCGGCGTCCTCGACAGGCAGGGGGAGGAGACGTACATGTCGTTCCTGAACCGCGACCCGGACCACCCCGGCCGGGCGGTCGAGGCCTTCCTATCGTGGTACGCCGCGAACGCGAGGGGGCGGCCGGTCGTCGCGTACAACGGTCTGAACTTCGACTTCCCCGCCATCGCCGAACACGCCGAGCGCCACTGTCCGCAGTACGCGGAAGACTGGGAGAGCGCGTACACCTTCGACCCGTACGACTGGGCGTCCCGGCAGGACAACGCCGTCCTCCCGGGTCGCACGAACAAACTCGGCGACGTGGCGGCCGCGCTCGGGTGGGACGCCGCCGGAACGGGCCTGACCGGCGCCGCCGTCGGCCGGGCGTACCGGCGGTGGATGCGCGAGCGGACGCCCGAGAGCGAACCGGACTGGGACCGCCACGAGCGCTACTGCGAGGACGACGTCCGGTCGCTCGCGTTCGTGTACGACGCGCTCGCCGACGCGGGCGGGGACGCGCCCGGCCGCGAGTCCGGCCCGTCGACGGGCGGGAACACCTCGCAGGGCACCCTCACCGACTTCTGACCATGTCCGAGAACGACCCCATCGGCTGGAGCGAGCAGGTCGACGTCCTGTCGCCCGACCGCCTCCGCGAGCAGTTCCCCGAGTACGAGGACCAGATCGTCCACGCGGCGACGAGACCCGCGGAGGACGCGGAGTACGTCGACGCGGCGTCGGTGCTCGGCCCCGACCTGGCCGCGGACCTCGGTCACGACCTCTACACCCACCAGGCCGAGGCGATCGAGCGCCTGCTGGACGGGGAGAACGTCGCCGTCGCCACGTCGACGGCCTCCGGGAAGACCTACGTCTACGCGCTGTACTTCGCGCTCCTGAAGCGGGAGAACCCCGACGCGCGGGCGCTCTTCTGCTACCCGACGAAGGCCCTGTCGCGAGACCAGGAGCAGGCGCTGAACGACCTCTACGACGACCTGAACGTCGACGTGACGGTCGCGACCTACGACGGCGACACGCCGCGGGACCGCCGGCGGGCGGTCCGCGAGAACGCGGACGTGATCGTCTCGAACTTCGCCGGGATCAACGTCTACCTCGGCCACCACGAGAAGTGGCGCGACGCCTTCGCGAACTGCGAGCTGCTCGCGGTCGACGAGTCCCACACCTACACCGGCGTCCACGGGATGCACGTCGCGTGGACGCTCCGCCGCCTCCGCCGCGTGCTCGACTACTACGGGAGCGACCCCCGCCTCGTCTGTACCACCGCGACCATCGGCAACCCCGCCGAGCACGCCGAGGCGCTCACCGGCGAGGCGTTCTCGGTGGTCGACGACGACGGCAGCCCCCGCGGCGAGCGCCGCATCGTGTTCTGGGACCCGCCGTTCGACGACGACCTCGCCGAGGAGTTCGACATGGAGGAGTTCCTCGGCGCGAAGCGCAGCGCCAACAGCGAGGCCAGCGACGTGCTCGCGCACCTCGGGCTGAACGGCGTCCAGACGCTCATGTTCGCGCGGTCGCGCCAGGGCACCGAACTCGCCGCGAAGTCCGCGGAGCGCGCCGCGGGCGAGCACCCCTCCGGCGGCTACCTCTCGGTCGAGCCGTACCACGCCGGCCACGGCAAGGAGAGCCGGCGGAGCACGGAGTACCGGCTCAAGTCCGGCGACGTAGACGGCGTCGTCTCGACGAACGCGCTGGAGCTGGGCATCGACGTCGGCTCCGTCGACGCGACGGTGGTCGCGGGCTACCCCGGCACGCGCCAGTCGTTCTGGCAGCAGGTCGGCCGCGCCGGCCGCGGGACGGCGGACGCGCTCTCCGTGCTGGTCGCCCGCGCGGACGCCATCGACCAGTACGTCCTCGACGACCCCGACTACCTCCTCGGCGACGCGATGGAGGACGCGGTCGTCGACCTCGACAACAACGTCGTGTACGCCCGCCACCTGCTCTGCGCAGCCGAGGAACTGCCGCTCACGCGCGACGATTCGCGCTGGTTCGGCGGCGAGGAGCGCCTCGAACGCGCCGTCGAGATGTGGAAGGACGCCGGCCGGTTCGTCGGCCACCTCGACCACGGCGTCCAGTACGACGGCGCGCCGCGACCGCAGGCCGACATCTCGATGTACGCCACCTCCGGCGAGCAGTTCGACGTCCGGTGTGAGGACGGCGAGATAGACATGGAGCCGATCGACCGCGAGCGCGCGTACCGCGACTTCCACCCCGGCGCGATCACGCTCCACGACGGCACCGAGTACGAGGTGGTGGAACTGGAGGAGGACGTTCCCCACCCCTACGTCACCGTGCGCGAGGCCCGCACCAACGAGTACACGCAGACCCTCTCCGAGAAGTCCGTCTCCGACCTCGACGTGCAGCGCGAACGCGACCTCGGCGACGGCTACCGGCTCTGTTTCGGCACCGGGACGGTGCGGATCCACTACAGCCACTACAAGCGGATCGAGATCGCGACGGGTCGTACGAAGGGCCCGCCGGAGCCGACCGGCCTCCCGCCGATCGACCTCCGGACGCAACTGATGTGGATCGAGACGCCGCGGGACCTGTTCCGGCGCGTCGTCGACGACATCCCGGACGAGCAGTTGGCCGAGCCCTCCGGCTCCGCGTCGCTCGGCACGAAGGAGTGGACGTTCCTCGGCGGCCTCCACGGCGCGGAGCACGGCATGATCAAGCTCGCGCCGCTGGAACTGCGGATGGACAAGGGCGACATGGGCGGCCTGAGCATCAATCGCCACCCCGAGACTGAGGTGCCGACGTGGTTCATCCACGACACGGTCGAGGGCGGCATCGGCTTCGCGAAGGGCATCTACGAGCACGCCGAGGCCGTGATGGCCCGCACCCGCGAGCGGGTCGCCACCTGCGACTGCGACGGCGTCAACGGCTGTCCCGCCTGCCTGATGGACGTGCAGTGTGGCAACGGCAACGAACCGCTGCACTCGCCCGCGACGGTGCGCATCCTCGACGCGGTGCTGTCGCGGATGGACTGACCGACCGAACCGGTTCGGCGAAAGCAGCCCGGGGACGTGGCGTCTCACCGGATCCATGTCCCGTCGGTCCGAAACCGCTCGCGAAGATCTCTCGTCGCTCCGCCGAATCGTCAGCGGCCGCTCCGAGTACGCGATCGCGGCGGTCGGCCTCGCCGCCGGCGGCGCGGTCGGCGGGACCGACTACGCCGCCTTCGGTGCGCTGTTCGGCTTCTTCCTCGGCAAGTCACTGACGAGCATGCTGCGGACCGTCTCGAAATAAGAACGACCGCGGCGCGAAACGACTGCGGTCAGTCCGACTGCTCGCCGCCGTCCGCGAGCATCGTCTCCCGGCGCTCCTCGAACCAGTCCCACTCCTTCGTGCGGAGGCCGTGCTCGCCGAGGTCCCACGGGTCGCCGGAGCCGACGCGGGGGCCTTCGAGCCAGGACTGGACGAGGTTCCAGACGAAGATTATCTGGCCGATCGCGAGCACGAACGCCCCGAGCGTGGCCGCCTGGTGCAGGTCGACGAAGTACCCGAGCGGGCCCGTCGTCAGCTCGTACGTCGCGTACCGGCGGGGCATCCCGCCGTAGCCGAGCAGGACCATGGGGAAGAACGTGAGGTTCGTGCCGACCATCGAGAGCCAGAAGTGCCACTTCGCGAGCGTCCGCTGGTACCAGCGGCCGGTGACCAGGGGGAACCAGTAGTAAATCCCCGCGAAGACGG
Encoded here:
- a CDS encoding DEAD/DEAH box helicase, which translates into the protein MSENDPIGWSEQVDVLSPDRLREQFPEYEDQIVHAATRPAEDAEYVDAASVLGPDLAADLGHDLYTHQAEAIERLLDGENVAVATSTASGKTYVYALYFALLKRENPDARALFCYPTKALSRDQEQALNDLYDDLNVDVTVATYDGDTPRDRRRAVRENADVIVSNFAGINVYLGHHEKWRDAFANCELLAVDESHTYTGVHGMHVAWTLRRLRRVLDYYGSDPRLVCTTATIGNPAEHAEALTGEAFSVVDDDGSPRGERRIVFWDPPFDDDLAEEFDMEEFLGAKRSANSEASDVLAHLGLNGVQTLMFARSRQGTELAAKSAERAAGEHPSGGYLSVEPYHAGHGKESRRSTEYRLKSGDVDGVVSTNALELGIDVGSVDATVVAGYPGTRQSFWQQVGRAGRGTADALSVLVARADAIDQYVLDDPDYLLGDAMEDAVVDLDNNVVYARHLLCAAEELPLTRDDSRWFGGEERLERAVEMWKDAGRFVGHLDHGVQYDGAPRPQADISMYATSGEQFDVRCEDGEIDMEPIDRERAYRDFHPGAITLHDGTEYEVVELEEDVPHPYVTVREARTNEYTQTLSEKSVSDLDVQRERDLGDGYRLCFGTGTVRIHYSHYKRIEIATGRTKGPPEPTGLPPIDLRTQLMWIETPRDLFRRVVDDIPDEQLAEPSGSASLGTKEWTFLGGLHGAEHGMIKLAPLELRMDKGDMGGLSINRHPETEVPTWFIHDTVEGGIGFAKGIYEHAEAVMARTRERVATCDCDGVNGCPACLMDVQCGNGNEPLHSPATVRILDAVLSRMD
- a CDS encoding ribonuclease H-like domain-containing protein, whose translation is MTVLSPSLVERCRAAQLRDALDYADPDALLLTDPGALVRLRAVAPDLVDAYGPVLVPGDDSRGSDPEHYRLGGDGERRPPTDGTASGGVDVVVPASDDGLAAIAALEADETLDTATETYVLTDRLDVSVRLTSLDATLSGADGYRAALSPDSLDGSYTHLSTTAPVDYYREWDRLTVAGAGPDADDAGGGDRGGAAVSTLYLHPDGTVCTTSIRTSRLGLRALSGVGEATAKRLREAGYPDRAAVADATAADLLDVPRVGRDTAETISDHARALVEGEVVRYGDEYFPNGEPVFVDIETDGLTPTVIWLIGVLDRQGEETYMSFLNRDPDHPGRAVEAFLSWYAANARGRPVVAYNGLNFDFPAIAEHAERHCPQYAEDWESAYTFDPYDWASRQDNAVLPGRTNKLGDVAAALGWDAAGTGLTGAAVGRAYRRWMRERTPESEPDWDRHERYCEDDVRSLAFVYDALADAGGDAPGRESGPSTGGNTSQGTLTDF